One region of Candidatus Spechtbacteria bacterium genomic DNA includes:
- a CDS encoding GIY-YIG nuclease family protein, whose amino-acid sequence MSSVYVLKSLRNGKRYIGSTELNPEERLKRHNSGTNQFTKRNGPFVLVYREQCTDKTASRKRENFLKSGVGRKYLDSILS is encoded by the coding sequence ATGTCATCTGTATACGTGTTAAAGAGTCTGCGGAATGGCAAGAGGTATATTGGAAGTACCGAACTTAATCCTGAAGAAAGATTGAAGCGGCATAATTCCGGTACCAATCAATTTACAAAAAGAAATGGGCCATTTGTATTGGTCTATCGAGAACAGTGTACTGACAAAACAGCATCAAGAAAAAGAGAGAATTTTTTAAAATCAGGAGTTGGAAGAAAGTACCTAGATAGTATTCTTAGTTAG
- the dnaJ gene encoding molecular chaperone DnaJ, with protein MEKDYYKILGLEKRASKDDIKKAYRKLAHQYHPDKQGGDEKKFKEINEAYQVLSDDTKRARYDQFGSAFEQQGGFSGFGGAGFGRGGGAWQGDINDIFREFFGGGHDGFGAGFGGGQTPRQRGSDISIDVELTLEQAFSGIDHTAHLKKFAKCSRCEGRRGEPGTSVKTCSKCDGKGEIRHVQNTILGSFASMQTCPQCGGIGTIAEKPCKQCRGTGREQQVEKITFNIPAGISDGEMVRVSGKGEYDINGAGDLYARIYIKKHPVFIRKESDLYSTITIPMTEAILGGEKSVRVIDGNGKLEIPAGIQSGTLLKLSGKGMSSPQRGGRGNHFFQVIVETPKKVSRRAKELLQGLQKEGL; from the coding sequence ATGGAAAAAGATTATTATAAGATATTGGGCCTTGAAAAAAGAGCCTCAAAAGACGATATCAAAAAGGCCTATCGCAAGCTTGCGCACCAATATCATCCCGATAAACAAGGCGGAGATGAAAAGAAGTTTAAAGAAATAAACGAAGCCTATCAAGTATTGTCTGATGACACTAAGCGTGCTCGGTACGATCAGTTCGGCTCCGCTTTTGAGCAACAAGGAGGATTTAGTGGTTTCGGCGGCGCTGGCTTTGGTCGGGGCGGTGGAGCATGGCAAGGCGATATAAATGATATTTTCCGTGAGTTTTTTGGCGGCGGCCACGATGGTTTTGGCGCGGGCTTTGGAGGCGGTCAAACGCCAAGACAACGCGGTAGCGATATTTCTATAGATGTCGAGCTTACGCTCGAGCAGGCATTTAGCGGAATCGATCACACTGCTCACCTAAAGAAGTTTGCAAAATGTTCACGTTGTGAAGGTAGGCGAGGAGAGCCTGGCACGTCTGTTAAAACTTGTTCAAAATGTGACGGTAAGGGAGAGATTCGCCATGTGCAAAACACTATTTTGGGTTCATTTGCCAGCATGCAAACATGTCCGCAGTGCGGCGGCATAGGTACGATAGCGGAAAAGCCATGCAAGCAGTGTCGCGGTACTGGACGGGAACAGCAGGTTGAAAAGATTACATTCAATATTCCAGCAGGGATCTCTGACGGGGAAATGGTGCGTGTTTCAGGCAAGGGTGAGTATGATATAAATGGCGCGGGCGATTTATATGCTAGAATATATATTAAAAAACACCCCGTGTTTATAAGAAAGGAGAGCGATCTTTACAGCACAATAACAATACCAATGACAGAAGCAATTTTAGGTGGTGAAAAAAGTGTCAGGGTAATTGATGGAAACGGTAAGCTAGAAATACCAGCGGGAATTCAGTCTGGCACATTGTTGAAGTTAAGCGGCAAGGGCATGTCTAGCCCTCAGCGCGGCGGCAGAGGCAATCATTTCTTTCAAGTAATCGTGGAAACACCAAAGAAAGTTTCCAGGCGGGCAAAAGAGTTGTTACAAGGGCTACAAAAAGAAGGATTATAA
- a CDS encoding serine hydrolase family protein, producing the protein MTKRVFIVHGWGGHPEEGWFPWLKHELEANGFEAIVPQLPDADNPRIYNWVPKLAEIVGVADENTYFVGHSMGCQTIARYLETLPEGVRVGGAVFVAGFFKRLSGLENDTNARVTERHWLETPVDFEKIASHLSKSIAIFSDDDPYVPLDNQNDFRDKLGSEIIIQHKMRHFSDGLTRLPIVLQSVLKLA; encoded by the coding sequence ATGACCAAAAGAGTTTTTATAGTTCACGGCTGGGGTGGGCATCCTGAAGAAGGTTGGTTCCCTTGGCTGAAGCACGAGCTAGAAGCAAATGGTTTTGAAGCTATCGTTCCTCAGTTACCAGACGCCGACAATCCGCGCATTTACAATTGGGTGCCAAAGCTTGCCGAGATAGTCGGGGTTGCCGATGAAAATACCTATTTTGTAGGTCACAGTATGGGTTGCCAAACCATCGCTCGCTATCTTGAAACTTTGCCCGAAGGAGTAAGGGTTGGAGGAGCGGTTTTTGTCGCGGGATTCTTTAAGCGGCTAAGCGGACTTGAGAACGACACAAACGCGAGAGTAACGGAGAGGCATTGGCTTGAGACGCCCGTTGACTTTGAAAAGATAGCGTCACACCTATCAAAAAGCATAGCTATATTTTCTGATGATGATCCTTATGTGCCGTTAGATAATCAAAATGACTTTCGCGATAAACTAGGTTCTGAAATTATCATTCAACATAAAATGAGGCATTTTAGCGACGGGTTAACACGGCTGCCAATTGTATTGCAATCTGTGTTAAAACTTGCTTAA